The genome window AAAATTTATGGATTATGATATATTTTCTCAAAGTCCGAGAGAAAAATTCTTTGAAATTTTATTTAACGCGAACAAAAATTTAGTCGAAAACGAGCTTGAAAAAACCTTTGAAAAATTTATCGCGATGAGCGAATTTTGTGAAAAAAACGGATTTGACGAAACGGCGCAAAATTCGTTTATTTCTCAAAATCAGACCCTTGTAAATGAGCGGCTGAACGACATTTATATCGGGCTTAGTGGGGATATTTTAAGTCAAAATGAGTAAAATAGCCGTTGTATTTTCGTTGTTTTTATCGCTGGTTTTCGGTGCGGTAAATTTCGAGGAAGAGCACCTTTTTGAGCTCAAAAAAGACGAGTGGGCGCGGGTTTTCGTAACCAAAAAGGGCACTGACGAGCGCGAGAGTTTTGATTTTCGTTGGACTCTTTTTGATAACACGAACATCATCGTGCATTCGCGCTACCGAAACTATCCTTGCCAGCTTGTTATGTCGCTAAGGCGCGGCCTTGAAACCTATAAGCAGACTTTGATACCTGATCTTAAGTTTCCGCCTAGCGACCGCGTCGCGCTATATCTGGTTTTTGAGGATTTTAAGCAAGGCGTAGCGAAATTTCGCGTGCTGATAAACGACGACGAACAGCGCGTAGACGTGGAGTTTTTGGACCCGCCAAAAAAGCAGAGCGGCGCTCAAAATAGCGCGCAAAACGCCAGATAAAAGCAAAATTTAAGTGAGCATAAATGAAAAAAATCGATCTGATAATGAAAAATTTTATCGCAGAGCTTGGCTATGAGCCCGCAAATGCGATGTTTGCTCGGATAAATTCGGGTAAAAAGCTGCGCTCTAAGCTGCTTTTAAAAATAGCGGGCGAGAGCGAACAGAGTCTCAAAATTTGCGCGATTATCGAGCTTATTCACCTAGCTAGCCTGCTTCACGACGACGTGATCGACGATGCCGACACCAGGCGCGGAAGCCCTAGTATAAACGCGAGCTTCGGCACCAAAAACGCCGTGATGCTGGGCGATATCCTCTACTCGAAGGGCTTTTACGAGCTGTCGAAATTCCCGCACGAGATCGCGGGCGAGATATCGGGCGCGGTTAGCAAGCTAAGCGTGGGCGAGATGATGGACGTGGATCTCTCGGCTAAATTTAACGAAGATAAATTCGCGTACGAAACGATGATCTACTATAAAACCGCCGTTTTGATCGAGGCTGCGGCTGCGGTCGGAGCGATGCTAGCCGGACTTGAAGCGCGTAATTTTAAAATTTACGGCAAAAATTTAGGCCTAGCTTTTCAGATAATCGACGACATCCTAGACGTCACGCAAGACGCCGCAACGCTCGGAAAGCCCAATTTTAGCGACTTTAAAGAGGGCAAAACGACGCTGCCTTACATTTATCTTTACGAAAGTTTAAACGAAGCGGACAAAGAGAAGCTAAAAAGCCTGTTTAAAAAAGATCTGAGCGAGGCCGAGCAAGGCTGGGTGAGGGCGAAGATGAACGAAACGGGCGCGATAAAAAAAAGCATAGAAGCGGCGAAAAATTTAGGCGAGCAGGCGATAAAATCGGTAGAAAAATTTAACGTAGACGGCCTAGAAAGTATCGTAAAATCAATGATAGATAGGGAATTTTAATGCATTACGCAAGCGTGAGCTTTACGCACAAAAATACCGATATCTCCGTGCGCGAAAAGCTCTCTTTTTCCAACATCGAGCGCAAGAACGAAATTTTACGTCTCATTAGCTCCAGTCAAAACATCAACGAGTGCATGGTGCTAAGCACCTGCAACCGCGTCGAGATCATCGCTAGCGTGAAGACGGTCGAAGGCGCTAGTAAGCACATCATCGCCTGCATGTCGCTCATCTGCGGTATCCCTTTTGAGGAGTTGCAAAGCAGAGCCGACATCTACGAGGATAACGGCGCCGTGCACCACCTCTTTGCAGTTGCTAGTTCGCTAGATAGCCTTGTTATCGGCGAAACGCAGATCGCGGGGCAGCTAAAAGAGGCGTATAAATTTGCACGCGCTAACGGCAAATGCGGCGCAAAGCTCGGTAGGGCGATGGAGTTTGCCTTTAAGTGTGCGGCGGAGGTGCGAAATAAAACCG of Campylobacter showae contains these proteins:
- a CDS encoding DUF2018 family protein, which translates into the protein MDYDIFSQSPREKFFEILFNANKNLVENELEKTFEKFIAMSEFCEKNGFDETAQNSFISQNQTLVNERLNDIYIGLSGDILSQNE
- a CDS encoding polyprenyl synthetase family protein, whose translation is MKKIDLIMKNFIAELGYEPANAMFARINSGKKLRSKLLLKIAGESEQSLKICAIIELIHLASLLHDDVIDDADTRRGSPSINASFGTKNAVMLGDILYSKGFYELSKFPHEIAGEISGAVSKLSVGEMMDVDLSAKFNEDKFAYETMIYYKTAVLIEAAAAVGAMLAGLEARNFKIYGKNLGLAFQIIDDILDVTQDAATLGKPNFSDFKEGKTTLPYIYLYESLNEADKEKLKSLFKKDLSEAEQGWVRAKMNETGAIKKSIEAAKNLGEQAIKSVEKFNVDGLESIVKSMIDREF